The Oryzias latipes chromosome 9, ASM223467v1 region CTTTCAGTGACACCAACACCCACTTGTGTTTCAGATGCAGTACAGGGGGAAATGTCATCAGTTTTCAGAGGCCATGTTGCATCATGGGATGTATCGCGATAACTCGTTCAATACTAACACCGCGAGGAGCAGAGTGACGGTCACCACGGAGACCCAACACAGGAGGGCCGACATCCATTATCTCTGTCAGCGTGGAAAAGAAAGTAGTCATGAAAGCAGcagcaaacaaacacatgtGAGCAGTGATGGTTGATGTTGTTCTAGAGCAGCGGTGGGCAAACGTTTGGACCTCACATGGTTCTATCACCTCAATAACTTTCTACAGCTAAGCAAGAGGAAGCAGGAATCCATTTGAgccgtaaaaaataaaaagcattgaaTGAAAGAAATGTGAGCTTGCatttttcctttgatctttatGACAAATTCtgctagaataaaaaaaaaagtgtaagaaGCTGGTCCTGCGAGTCATTATTTAAAGTTGTGATGGTTTTTCAGGCCGCGTCTCACAGCCACTACCTACATcttgtgcatattgcacagatgtaAACCGGTCAGACGTGAATCTACgaggaaaaagggagaaaagttgtggtctttacgtgaaattttcaaagatgaatgaaccacgttaaaaccacataagaagtaggaataaacacacaaagaacacgtaaacaacGTAGAAAATGaaccgtgtgattattgtgatgtttatctgcagttcattagtgattcgtggATCAATTATATAATtgtaacgtgatatgtgcgccgtatacgtgatatGAAAAGTtaatgcgtgaaaagtctgtagacatacgtggaacacacatttgtgtttgcatctcacaaaaatcacacacaattgcgtAATATTTaggtaataattgcgtataaaatatgtaaaatatgcataaactgtgtaattctcaaccgaccaaaactGTTGAACAGGTCAAAcctgaattcacgtaaagagcCGTCGGCTGAAACGGACACCTGAGCACATCGACCAGTGAAGAACGCTCCGGCTGAGAGGCTCGGTGAGTATGGACCACCAAAAACTGTCAAAACTGTCACAAATTGTTCtaaatttattatttaatgACGTGCTGTAAACTGTATATACTACACCTACGATATTctatttttggttatttagcTGTGAATTTCACAAATATTTTATGATGTCGAGAGGCTTTCTGAATGTGTgactggattttctttttttgtccaacactgtgtgtgtgtgtgtgtgtgtgcatgcgtgtgtgtgcgtgtgcacgtgtgcGTGAGAGACGCCTGCTGAGTACCATCTGACACATGCAGCCTCAGCCAAGTACATTTACACACTCTGGTGTCTGCAGATAGATgttgtttccatgacaaccctTGGAGGTGCATGATTAATTTAAAGACATTCTTGCCTCCATCTCTTCTTCTCCTGCTGTCAGGTTTTTCTCTCTCGGTCTATCATGAATAAATCAGGGAGCAGAACTTCAGCCAGAGTCAGAATGTCACTGCTACCACCGCATCCATGGAGGCTCCGCTTCCTCATAAATATAGATGCAATCAATGACACGGATGCTTGTTTAGCTGCATAATTGAAAATCAATTTCTTATTCACAttatttttggatgtttttagtCTGATTCCATTTCTCTAACTGACATTTCCAGCTGTCTTGGATaacgttttaaatgtttttaaaagcaataaaaaaactgaatctgACT contains the following coding sequences:
- the c9h9orf116 gene encoding UPF0691 protein C9orf116 homolog isoform X2 is translated as MVTGFSGEEHRRGEGDRREVGDASDRKESRDDFRVKPTHPLYRTSNQTYGSNKPTVHEMPMQYRGKCHQFSEAMLHHGMYRDNSFNTNTARSRVTVTTETQHRRADIHYLCQRGKESSHESSSKQTHVSSDG
- the c9h9orf116 gene encoding UPF0691 protein C9orf116 homolog isoform X3, with the protein product MENRKVQTSDFYRTDPDLPRRFNDPDCFHGYGVKPTHPLYRTSNQTYGSNKPTVHEMPMQYRGKCHQFSEAMLHHGMYRDNSFNTNTARSRVTVTTETQHRRADIHYLCQRGKESSHESSSKQTHVSSDG